In Streptomyces sp. NBC_01707, a genomic segment contains:
- a CDS encoding glutamate racemase has translation MTVALIDSGLGLLSTTAWLRHLAPELDLLLFLDPDGAPWGSRTASFVTDRLFAAAQLAVQRGAVAIVVPCNTATVTAIDALRERFEPRVPVIGTVPAVKSAAATGQGIAVWATVRTTSSDYQDRLIADYANGRPVARVACPGLAEAIDHGDMAAATEAIADAAERTPENCDSVVLGCTHYPLVAPEILQSLPAGTTLYDSAEAVARQTLRRLNRTRESHSTIGSIDVVLSGRRGNLPAGAHAHPVGRALAAGGRVPREILISAATRSPMAAPAI, from the coding sequence ATGACGGTGGCATTGATCGACTCAGGACTTGGCCTTCTTTCCACCACAGCGTGGCTTCGGCACCTCGCCCCGGAACTCGATCTGCTTCTGTTTCTGGACCCCGACGGCGCCCCCTGGGGATCGAGAACCGCCTCCTTCGTCACGGACCGTCTGTTCGCCGCCGCTCAATTGGCCGTCCAGCGGGGCGCGGTGGCCATCGTGGTCCCCTGCAACACCGCCACCGTCACCGCGATCGACGCTCTGCGCGAGAGGTTCGAACCGCGCGTACCCGTGATCGGAACCGTGCCCGCCGTGAAATCGGCCGCAGCAACCGGCCAAGGCATCGCCGTGTGGGCAACCGTCCGGACCACGTCCAGTGACTACCAGGACCGCCTGATCGCGGACTACGCGAACGGCCGGCCTGTCGCGCGTGTCGCGTGCCCCGGTCTGGCCGAGGCGATCGACCACGGCGACATGGCCGCAGCAACGGAAGCGATCGCCGACGCAGCCGAGCGAACCCCAGAAAATTGCGACTCCGTGGTGCTGGGATGCACGCACTACCCCCTGGTGGCGCCAGAGATTCTGCAGAGCCTGCCCGCCGGAACCACCCTGTACGACAGCGCGGAGGCGGTCGCTCGCCAAACACTGCGCCGATTGAACCGAACCAGGGAATCGCACAGCACCATCGGCTCCATCGATGTGGTACTCAGCGGTCGCCGCGGAAACCTCCCGGCAGGCGCCCACGCCCACCCAGTGGGCCGCGCCCTTGCCGCAGGAGGGCGGGTGCCCCGCGAAATTCTCATCTCCGCCGCAACTCGCTCCCCGATGGCTGCACCGGCGATCTGA
- a CDS encoding nuclear transport factor 2 family protein, giving the protein MESSKVIETLWDRIQDRDWAGVAELIAEDVVVEWPISLERIIGRENFVAVNREYPEGWSIRVLKVVAEGDEVVSEVEVPHDSLGVFRAASFWTVRDGQVVRGTEYWTSLGADPQPEWRAALVEPM; this is encoded by the coding sequence ATGGAATCTTCAAAGGTGATCGAGACACTGTGGGACCGGATCCAGGATCGGGACTGGGCGGGCGTCGCCGAGTTGATCGCGGAGGATGTCGTTGTCGAGTGGCCGATCAGCCTCGAACGCATCATCGGCCGGGAAAACTTCGTCGCGGTGAACCGTGAATATCCGGAGGGCTGGTCGATTCGGGTACTCAAGGTGGTGGCCGAGGGCGACGAAGTCGTCTCCGAGGTCGAAGTGCCACACGACAGTCTTGGCGTCTTTCGCGCGGCATCATTCTGGACTGTCCGTGACGGGCAGGTCGTCCGTGGGACGGAGTACTGGACGAGCCTGGGAGCGGACCCGCAGCCTGAATGGCGGGCCGCCCTCGTCGAACCGATGTAG
- a CDS encoding selenium-binding protein SBP56-related protein has translation MTTIDRAHDRDDDRDPTLYRTPADAVAAPPEKLAHVVGFDPTAQRADALFTVGTDPESSEYGRVTSHVELPGLGDELHHFGWNACSSALAHAGHHHAARRYLIVPGLRSSRLHVFDTSPDPARPRLVKTVEAEELAAKAGYSRPHTLHCGPDGMFLSCLGGADGADGPGGVALLDHESFEVLRAWESDRGPQRFAYDIWWHLRQNIAVTSEWGSPSMIEDGLVPELLLGRRYGHSLHFWELDSGRHLQRVDLGDENQMVLELRPAHDPEATWGFTNTVIDVEDMSASVWLWNREGEHFVVRKVITIPAESARTEDLPPALQPFGAVPPLITDIDLSVDDRWLYVSAWGTGELFQYDVSDPFHPRQTSSVRLGGVVGRQPFPAEPDVPLTGGAQMVELSRDGRRVYLTNSLYSAWDAQLYPAGIDPWMIKLDADPLHGGFSVDSRFFPHGADFLGLRVHQTRLQGGDASSDSYCYRR, from the coding sequence ATGACGACGATCGACCGCGCTCACGACCGCGACGACGACAGGGACCCGACCTTGTACCGCACCCCGGCGGACGCGGTCGCCGCACCCCCGGAGAAGCTCGCCCATGTCGTCGGATTCGACCCGACCGCACAGCGCGCGGACGCGTTGTTCACGGTCGGTACCGACCCCGAATCGTCCGAGTACGGACGCGTGACCTCCCACGTCGAGCTGCCCGGCCTGGGCGACGAACTGCACCACTTCGGCTGGAACGCCTGCTCGAGCGCGCTGGCGCATGCCGGTCATCATCACGCTGCGCGGCGCTACCTGATCGTCCCGGGACTGCGCTCCTCCCGGCTGCACGTCTTCGACACCAGCCCCGATCCCGCTCGCCCGCGCCTGGTCAAGACGGTCGAGGCCGAGGAGTTGGCGGCCAAGGCCGGATACTCCCGTCCCCACACACTCCACTGTGGCCCCGACGGCATGTTCCTGTCCTGTCTGGGTGGCGCGGACGGTGCGGACGGGCCTGGCGGCGTCGCTCTGCTGGACCACGAAAGCTTCGAAGTGCTGCGCGCCTGGGAGAGCGATCGCGGACCTCAGCGGTTCGCTTACGACATCTGGTGGCATCTGCGTCAGAACATTGCCGTGACCAGCGAGTGGGGGAGCCCCTCGATGATCGAGGACGGCCTTGTCCCCGAACTGCTACTGGGTCGCCGGTACGGCCACTCACTGCACTTCTGGGAGCTTGACTCCGGCCGGCACCTTCAGCGCGTCGATCTGGGGGATGAGAACCAGATGGTGCTGGAGCTGCGCCCAGCGCACGACCCCGAGGCAACGTGGGGATTCACGAACACCGTGATCGACGTGGAGGACATGTCGGCGTCTGTGTGGCTGTGGAATCGCGAGGGCGAGCACTTCGTGGTCCGGAAGGTGATCACCATCCCTGCCGAGTCCGCGCGAACGGAGGACCTGCCTCCGGCGCTGCAGCCGTTCGGCGCCGTACCCCCACTCATCACCGACATCGACCTGTCGGTGGACGACCGGTGGCTGTACGTATCCGCATGGGGAACCGGCGAGCTGTTCCAGTACGACGTGAGCGACCCGTTCCATCCGAGGCAGACCTCGTCCGTGCGTCTTGGCGGCGTCGTCGGCCGACAGCCGTTTCCCGCCGAGCCGGATGTTCCGCTGACCGGCGGCGCGCAGATGGTCGAGCTCAGCCGCGACGGGCGGCGCGTGTACCTGACGAACTCCTTGTACTCCGCCTGGGACGCGCAGCTCTATCCCGCGGGTATCGACCCGTGGATGATCAAGCTCGACGCCGACCCGTTGCACGGCGGGTTCTCCGTCGACAGCCGCTTCTTCCCGCACGGCGCGGACTTCCTCGGCTTGCGCGTGCACCAGACGCGTTTGCAAGGCGGCGACGCCTCCTCGGATTCGTACTGCTACCGCCGCTGA